The window ACCTCTATAAATCAATCCTTTTTCATGTAAATCCACAAAAACCTTAATTACAGATTCAGACATATCATCATCCATTGTAAATTTAGTTCTGTCCCAATCACAAGAACACCCTAATTTTTTAAGTTGCTCTAATATTACTCCTCCATATTCTTCGGTCCATTCCCAGGCGTGTGCTAAAAACTCTTCTCTTGTTAAATCGTTTTTATCTATTCCTTGTTCCTTTAATTTAGCTACAACTTTTGCTTCTGTAGCAATAGATGCGTGATCTGTTCCAGGAACCCAACATGCATTTTTACCTAACAAACGCGCACGACGTATAAGAACATCTTGTATAGTATTGTTAAGCATGTGTCCCATGTGTAAAACTCCAGTTACATTTGGTGGCGGAATTACAATGGTATATGGTTCTCTTTCGTCTGGTGTGGAATGAAAATAATTATGTTCTGTCCAGTAGCTGTACCACTTACTTTCTACACTATTTGCATCATATTTTGATGGAATGTTCATACTTTGGAATAGTTTTTGAATAATATTATGCAAAAGTACTTATAATTTATATTTTGAAAAATATTAATGGGGTTTAATGTACCTTTAAGCCTAAAGTTTATGTTAAGATTTACGCATTACATCCATTATTTTTGTAGAATGACTGAAAAGTAAGTAGATTTACAATATAATTAAAAACAAAAACAACACAAGTAATTGATAATCAATTAAATGTGTTTTAAAATAAAAATAATTTAAATTAAAAAATGATGAAACAAATACTTACAATTTTATTTATCGGAATATTTAGTTTTTCAATGACTGCTCAAGCAAAAATTGAATTTAAAGAAACGACAGTAGATTATGGTACTATAGAAAAAGGTGCCGATGGTATTAGAACTTTTGAATTTACTAATACTGGAGATGCTCCACTTATTATATCTAAAGTATCTTCTAGTTGTGGTTGTACAGTACCATCTAGTCCTAAGGGACCAATTATGCCTGGAGATACGGGTGAAATAAAAGTAAAGTATGACACTAAGCGTGTAATGCCTATTAGAAAAACTATTACGGTTCTTTCTAATGCAGAAACACCAACTGTAGCATTAAAAATTAAAGGAGAAGTTATTGATCCAAGCAAAACAAGCGTTCTTGAAAAAAGAGAAAAAAGTGTAATGGAAAAATAACTTTCTATAATAACACAAACTTAAAAGGTTGTTTACTAATAAGTAGACAACCTTTATTTTATTAAAACATATCTTCTAATTCAAATTCAAAATCGAATTCTTTACCTAGCCTATTTACTTGTAGCTTGATAGTTTTTCCATCTTTTTCGTAAAAATACTGCGTGATATTTTGTAGGCTAAAATCTGCCGTTTCTTTACCATTTATCTTCAATATGATATCTCCAACCTTTAACCCTACTCTTTCTGCAGGAGAATCTTTTCTAAGTTCTACTATAGTATAGGAAGGTTTAACAGATAACTTATAATCATTATTATACGTGAATTTTATTCCTGAAGTGCTATTTACACCATTAATATCATCTGTTTTTGTTCTTTTTAAGCCTCCAAAACTTCTTTCTCTTATTAGCCTAATTCCATTTTGCTCCAACTCAATACCACTTTTATTATAGCTAAAAGGGTCTTTAAAATACTTGCTCTTTTTTAACTGAAGCATAGACCTTTCATAATCAAAAACAACATGGAATCGTTTTAAAATATTACCTGCAAGACTTCCATTTCTATCTTTATGATTCTTAGCAAAGGAAATAGAAGTCGAATCCGGAAAGGCTACATTGGCATTTTCTAGCGTAAAACTTCCAATTCTAAATGCATCTACCTTAGCTCTCTTCCCATAAACACTTCCGTTTAATCCATGGCCTAAAAAATCAACAAAATGTGCTTCATTAGCATGAATCCCTAAAGAAACATCTTCAAATAACCATAGCGAATCACTTCCGCCAGAATCTATTAAAAGTTTCACAGGAATTTCTTTATCATCAATAGTAACATTGGCATGTATATAAGGTTTCTTATTATGAAAATTTAAAGGGATAGATTCACAGTTTTTACAATCGGAATAGCGATACACTTCATTTTCAAAAATTTTAATCGTTTTTGAAGAATAATTAATATCAACGACAAAGTCTTTAAAAAAATCATATCCTATAATACCATGGATTGGAAACCCTAACTTTGGTGCAAAATTTAATTTAGAATTATATACCACATACAAATCTTCATTAATACTTATCGCATCTCCAATTTCTATTATATTATTTCTAGATCGTAATGCTTCCACAGGCTCTCCTTCTCCTAAACCACGTATTACAATTTTTTCAGAATTATTAATTTTCAAAGTTTCATTAACATTAAATATGTTAAACAAAATGGGCTTACTCACTCCTGTATCTAAAATAAAAGAGAGTTCTACGCCATTAATTTTCACAGGAACTATGATTAAATTATTAATTAATTTAAACTTTATTTTATCACTTTTCTTTTTATTTTGAATCACAAAAGTGTCTTGAGAAAAACCCAGAAAAGGTAGACTAAAAACAAACAAGAAAGTAAAAACTATTTTTTTCATAAGTAATACAAAACACGATCTCTATCAATTTACAAATCTTTCTTCTTAAATCCGTATTTTGTATTGCTTTTTAAAAAAACTTTGATATAATTTTCGCAACTTTGTATCTCAAATACTTATAAAATGCCAGCTATTTCAAAAAAAGGGCAATTAATGCCACAATCGCCTATTAGAAAATTAGTTCCATTTGCTGAAGAAGCTGCAAAAAATGGAAAATCCATATACTATTTAAACATTGGCCAACCAGATATAAAAACACCACAAATAGCATTAGATGCTGTAAAATCTATTTCTTTAGAAGTATTAGCGTATTCTAGATCGGAAGGTTCTGAGCAATACAGGAAAAAAATAGCAAATTACTATGCAAAAAATGATATTCAAGTTAGCCATGAGGACATCATTGTAACTACTGGAGGAAGTGAAGCATTGCTTTTTGCTTTTGGAAGCATTATGGATGTAGATGATGAAATTATTATCCCGGAACCTTTTTATGCAAACTATAATGGTTTTTCTACTTCTTCTGGAGTAAAAGTGGTTCCTGTAATTTCTAAGATTGAAGACAATTTTGCTTTGCCTCCAATTGAAGAATTCGAAAAACTTATTACACCAAGAACCAAAGCAATTCTTATTTGTAATCCAGGAAACCCAACAGGTTACTTATATTCTAAAGAAGAAATTAAAAAACTTGCAGCAATAGTAAAAAAGCATGACTTATTTTTAATTGCAGACGAAGTATATAGAGAATTTGCCTATGATGGAAACACACATTATTCCATCATGCAAGAAGAAGGATTAGAAGAAAATGCAATCATGATTGATTCTGTATCTAAAAGATATAGTATGTGTGGTGCAAGAATAGGTTGTTTAGTATCTAAAAACAAAGAAGTCATTCAAACTGCTTTAAAATTTGCACAAGCAAGATTAAGTCCGCCAACCTTAGCACAAATTGCAAGTGAAGCAGCTTTAGACACACCTCAAAGTTATTTTGATGATGTTATTGAAGAATACGTAGAAAGACGTAATGTTTTAATAAGCGAATTACAAAAAATAGAAGGCGTACAAGTAGCAACCCCAAAAGGTGCGTTTTACTGTATTGCTCAATTACCAATAAAAAATAGTGATGCTTTTGCGCAATGGCTTTTAGAAGATTTTGACTTAAATGGAGAAACGGTTATGGTAGCTCCTGCTGGCGGATTTTACTCTACGCCAGGCGTTGGTTTAAACCAAATACGTATCGCTTACGTTCTTAAAAAAGAAAGTCTAATTAAGGCGGTACATATTATTAAAGAAGCACTTAAAGTGTATAAAGACTAGTGCAAATACAACATAACATATCTCTAAAAAAATATAACACTTTTGGTATCGATGCTAAAGCAAATCACTTTGTTTCCATTAATACTATAGAAGAGTTAAAAGAAGTGCTTCAACTGTCAGAATATCCTAAAAGGTTTATTCTTGGTGGCGGAAGCAATATGCTACTCACTAAAGATGTGGAAGCATTAGTTATGCATATACATTTAAAAGGAATTGAAATTGTTTCGCAAGACGACTCCTCTGTTTTAGTAAAAGCGCAAGCCGGTGAAAACTGGCATAACTTTGTACTTTGGTGTTTGCAAAATGATTTTGGCGGATTAGAAAACCTATCCTTAATTCCTGGTAATGTTGGTACAGCTCCAATTCAAAACATTGGTGCTTACGGCGTGGAATTAAAAGATGCTTTTGTTTCTTGCGAAGCCTTAGAAATTGCAACACAAGAAACTAAAACATTTACTAACGAAGCCTGTAATTTTGAATATCGAAATTCTATTTTTAAACAAGCATTAAAAGGGAAATACATTATAACAAGTGTTCTTTTTAAATTAACCAAAGACAAACATATCCTACGTACTAATTATGGAGCAATCGCTTCGCAATTAGAAATAATGAAAGTAGAGAAACCAACTATTCAAGAGGTTTCCAAAGCTGTTATTACCATTCGCGAAAGTAAATTACCAAACCCAAAAGAAATTGGAAATAGTGGAAGCTTTTTTAAAAACCCAGTGATTTCTTTACAAGATTTTGAGAAATTAAAACAAAATTTCCCAGAGATTCCAAACTACCCCGTTTCTAGTACTTCTATTAAAATTCCTGCAGGTTGGCTTATTGAAAAAGCAGGATTTAAAGGAAAGCGTTTTGGTAACTATGGTGTGCACCAAAAGCAGGCATTAGTTTTGGTCAATTATGATAATGCAAAGGGTTCCGAAATTTTAAATCTTTCAAAAATCATACAAGAAACAATAATGCGTATCTTTAATATTTACATAGAAGCAGAAGTAAATATTATTTAATCTTAAAATAAATCTATAACTTTGATATTCTATAACTTAGAAAAACACTAAACAAAACATCTTTTGAGTACTCCAATAGAACAACAAATAGTTAACTTACTAAAACAAGGCGACAAAAAAGCCATTACTTTGTTGTACGAGAACTACTCAGATACGTTATTTGGAGTTATTTCTAAAGTAATCACAGATCCCGACTTAGCGCAAGATGTATTACAGGAAACTTTTATAAAGGTTTGGAAAAAAGCAAAAACCTATGATGCTAAAAAAGCAAAACTTTTTACATGGCTATATCGAATTGCATACAATACCGCAATCGATAAAATACGCTCTGTGTCGAATAAACAAAGTAAAGAAATCCAAATAGAGAATTCCAACGTATATAAATTAACAGGCAATAGCTTAAATCAAGACGTTATTGATATTCAAACACATTTAAAAACAATAGATGTAAAATATCAAATAGTAATTAATGCGCTCTTTTTTGAGGGTATGACACAACAAGAAGCAAGCGACGAATTAAATATTCCGCTTGGTACAATTAAATCAAGACTAAAAATTGGATTACGTGAATTAAAAAAGATTTACGATCCAGAATTGAAAAGCAATGAATGATAAAGTAATTTCATTTTTAAATTCAGATCTATTAGACAAATATTTAGTAGGCAATACCACTACAGAAGAAAATGTAAAGGTAGAAGCTTACATTGCTAAATATCCTGAAGTTAAAGAGGCATTCAATACCATGCAACAGCATCTAGAGATTGTTGCTAAAAGTAATGCCATTGAAGCACCAGAGCATATATTAAACAATATACTTTCGGCGCTTGACGAGAAACCAGTAATTGCACTACAAACGGTTACCAAACAAAAAACTTGGTATAAATTTAGTATAGCTGCAAGTATAACTGCATTAGTTTTTGCGGGTTCTACATTTATGTTTTACATAAACAATCAAGACCTAAAACGTGAAAACCAAGTAATAGCAGATGAAATTTTTGATCTACGTAGCGACATTGATCAAAACAACCTAATGTTAAGTGATATCATGCAACAATTTAAGCAACTTAATAATCCAGAGACACAAAAATATATAATAAAAGGAAACGCTAGAGCTAAAAATTTAAAAACGGTTGCATATATAAACCCAATAGATAAAACCTCTATGATAGATGTGGTTTCTTTACCACAATTACCAGAAGAGCAGTGTTACCAAATTTGGGCAGAAGTACAAGACAAAATGGTAAGTTTAGGTATCTTAAACGAAACAGACAGCCAACTTATACCTTTACCTTACACAGAAAATGCTTTAGGTTTAAATATTACTATTGAACCAAAAGGAGGTAATGAAAATGCTTCTGTTGAAAAATCTGTAGCAGAAATTAGCTTAAAAAAGTAAAATACTTTCCACGATACATATTTAGAAGCCTCGTTTTAAAAAGCGAGGCTTTTTAGTACACCCATTTCCCAAAAAGTAGTATCTTTGTAGAAATTATTAAGATCAATACACACATGAAATTACTAGCAATTACATTAGTACTTTTAGGTTTAGCAATCGCTGGAATAGCTATAAAAATTTGGGCAAAAAAAGACGGAAAATTTGCTGGTACTTGTGCTAGCCAAAACCCAATGTTAAATAAAGAAGGAGAATCTTGCGGCTTTTGCGGAAAAACTCCTGAGCAATACCAAGACTGTAGCGAACCACAACATTCTTAAAGTACATGATTTTACTGAATATTGCCTTCTACGCATTTATAGCCGTAGTAACTATTCAAGTTATATATTACCTTTTCTTATTTTCAAAGTTTGCTTTTTTACATCCCAAGCATGAAACACAAAAAAACATTGCTGTTTCTATTCTTATTTGTGCTAAAAATGAAGCCGATAATTTAAAGAAATTCCTTCCGTATATATTAAATCAAGAATATCCAGATTTTGAAGTTGTTTTAATTAACGATAACTCTCATGATGACACACTAGAAATCATGGAGGAATTTGCCACAAAGCATAACAACATTAAAATTGTTAATGTACTTCCAACCGAAGCGTTTTTTGGAAA is drawn from Lacinutrix sp. WUR7 and contains these coding sequences:
- a CDS encoding RNA polymerase sigma factor is translated as MSTPIEQQIVNLLKQGDKKAITLLYENYSDTLFGVISKVITDPDLAQDVLQETFIKVWKKAKTYDAKKAKLFTWLYRIAYNTAIDKIRSVSNKQSKEIQIENSNVYKLTGNSLNQDVIDIQTHLKTIDVKYQIVINALFFEGMTQQEASDELNIPLGTIKSRLKIGLRELKKIYDPELKSNE
- a CDS encoding aspartyl protease family protein, which translates into the protein MKKIVFTFLFVFSLPFLGFSQDTFVIQNKKKSDKIKFKLINNLIIVPVKINGVELSFILDTGVSKPILFNIFNVNETLKINNSEKIVIRGLGEGEPVEALRSRNNIIEIGDAISINEDLYVVYNSKLNFAPKLGFPIHGIIGYDFFKDFVVDINYSSKTIKIFENEVYRYSDCKNCESIPLNFHNKKPYIHANVTIDDKEIPVKLLIDSGGSDSLWLFEDVSLGIHANEAHFVDFLGHGLNGSVYGKRAKVDAFRIGSFTLENANVAFPDSTSISFAKNHKDRNGSLAGNILKRFHVVFDYERSMLQLKKSKYFKDPFSYNKSGIELEQNGIRLIRERSFGGLKRTKTDDINGVNSTSGIKFTYNNDYKLSVKPSYTIVELRKDSPAERVGLKVGDIILKINGKETADFSLQNITQYFYEKDGKTIKLQVNRLGKEFDFEFELEDMF
- a CDS encoding anti-sigma factor, encoding MNDKVISFLNSDLLDKYLVGNTTTEENVKVEAYIAKYPEVKEAFNTMQQHLEIVAKSNAIEAPEHILNNILSALDEKPVIALQTVTKQKTWYKFSIAASITALVFAGSTFMFYINNQDLKRENQVIADEIFDLRSDIDQNNLMLSDIMQQFKQLNNPETQKYIIKGNARAKNLKTVAYINPIDKTSMIDVVSLPQLPEEQCYQIWAEVQDKMVSLGILNETDSQLIPLPYTENALGLNITIEPKGGNENASVEKSVAEISLKK
- the murB gene encoding UDP-N-acetylmuramate dehydrogenase, which produces MQIQHNISLKKYNTFGIDAKANHFVSINTIEELKEVLQLSEYPKRFILGGGSNMLLTKDVEALVMHIHLKGIEIVSQDDSSVLVKAQAGENWHNFVLWCLQNDFGGLENLSLIPGNVGTAPIQNIGAYGVELKDAFVSCEALEIATQETKTFTNEACNFEYRNSIFKQALKGKYIITSVLFKLTKDKHILRTNYGAIASQLEIMKVEKPTIQEVSKAVITIRESKLPNPKEIGNSGSFFKNPVISLQDFEKLKQNFPEIPNYPVSSTSIKIPAGWLIEKAGFKGKRFGNYGVHQKQALVLVNYDNAKGSEILNLSKIIQETIMRIFNIYIEAEVNII
- a CDS encoding pyridoxal phosphate-dependent aminotransferase, whose translation is MPAISKKGQLMPQSPIRKLVPFAEEAAKNGKSIYYLNIGQPDIKTPQIALDAVKSISLEVLAYSRSEGSEQYRKKIANYYAKNDIQVSHEDIIVTTGGSEALLFAFGSIMDVDDEIIIPEPFYANYNGFSTSSGVKVVPVISKIEDNFALPPIEEFEKLITPRTKAILICNPGNPTGYLYSKEEIKKLAAIVKKHDLFLIADEVYREFAYDGNTHYSIMQEEGLEENAIMIDSVSKRYSMCGARIGCLVSKNKEVIQTALKFAQARLSPPTLAQIASEAALDTPQSYFDDVIEEYVERRNVLISELQKIEGVQVATPKGAFYCIAQLPIKNSDAFAQWLLEDFDLNGETVMVAPAGGFYSTPGVGLNQIRIAYVLKKESLIKAVHIIKEALKVYKD
- a CDS encoding DUF1573 domain-containing protein, which codes for MKQILTILFIGIFSFSMTAQAKIEFKETTVDYGTIEKGADGIRTFEFTNTGDAPLIISKVSSSCGCTVPSSPKGPIMPGDTGEIKVKYDTKRVMPIRKTITVLSNAETPTVALKIKGEVIDPSKTSVLEKREKSVMEK